The Bacteroides fragilis NCTC 9343 genome includes the window CTGTACCGCTATATTCGTTTGCAATGATTTCATTGGAGAAGAAGCTTTATCTTACAGGTGGAGATAGATCTCAGATAAAACCTCCAATGGGTTTTAGTTTAACAGGATCCGGAGGATTGCCATCAGGGTTTGTTTATGAAAAGTATAGTAATAAAATATATGTCTATGATATTATATCAAATACTTGGACTATCATAAATAAAAAGTTAAGAGAACGTGCTTACCATTCGGCTCTTTACAATGATGGTAAAATCTATGTTATAGGTGGAAAACGTTTTTCAACGAATCGGAAGATTGAGTATCTTGATGAAACAGTGGAGATATATGATATCCATCGGGATACATTATTGACAGATCCGGTAAATCCACATCAAGCTGCTTCGGCAGCTGCATTTGTTTACGATGATAAGTTGATTGTTATGGGAGGATCTACTTATCGGATTGAGAACGGATGGCAAAAATATTCAGATAAGATACACATGCTTGATTTGAAGGAGGGTGTTTGGTATGAGGCAGGAAAAATGCCTTTGGGGATGGAAACAAACGGGATTCTTGTGGGACATACTGTTTTTTTATTCGGAGGATATAGACAAAGGACTCTATCAGATATACTTACTTATGATTTGATTACCGGTTTGTGGAGGAAAAGAGGAAAATTATGGTTCTCGGTCGGTAAGGCAGCTCTGGCTCGTGGTGGAGATAAGGTTTATATTTTAGAAAATGGGGTGATACAAGTGTATAACTTATATACCAACGAGATAAAAGCATATCAAATTGATCTGAAATTACGGGAGGGGGGACTGTATTGCACTGATGATAAATTGATTATAGTGGGTGGATATAGTGAAGGGATCGATGGCAAGTTAGGAGATGCCGGAGTTTATGAGGTGCGATTGTCCGACTTTAATCGTACCGAACTGCATCTGATTAATCGGGAATGAAGTATCTTATTCCTTTCCTACAGAAAATATACTTTGATCTTCCATCTTCCACCCTCTGTTTTTAAGGCGGATTCAATGTTAAACGGTTGATGGTGAGATGGATGTTGTTCCTTCTTTCAGGATAAATGTGGTTAATAGCATTTTGTTTTCCTTTATATCTTTAGCGATTATGGCTTGACTCCTGCTCCGTCCCGCATGCCTGTGCCCATGAGGCCGTGTACGCGGGCTTGTGAGCACAGGCATGCGGGCTGAGATAAAGTTATTATGACGGACGTTTATTCTCTTATTCTTCATGTGTTATAGATGGGATGACGGATGCTTGCCTTCTTCATCTTTTGGCTGAAAAGGGAGATCTTCTTATTCTGGATAGTAAGATGAGATTCGGTTCACTCTTTTGTTCATTTCCGTTTAATTGATTACATTTGCCGTGTTAAATAAAAGAAACGATGCTCTTACCCTGGTTAAACGAAGAACTGATAGAAGCCGGTTGTGATGAAGCCGGACGCGGTTGTCTGGCAGGTGCGGTTTATGCTGCTGCCGTTATCTTACCGAAAGATTTTGAGAATGAATTGTTGAATGACTCCAAGCAGTTGTCGGAGAAGCAGCGATATGCTTTGCGCGAAGTGATTGAGCGGGATGCGGTTGCCTGGGCCGTCGGCATTGTTTCGCCCGAAGAGATTGATAAGATAAACATCCTGAATGCATCGTTTCTCGCCATGCACCGGGCGGTAGACCGGCTGAAAACCCGTCCTCAGCATCTGCTGATCGATGGAAACCGTTTCAAGAAGTACCCCGACATACCTCATACTACTGTTATAAAGGGAGATGGCAAATATCTTTCGATAGCTGCTGCTTCTATCCTTGCCAAAACTTATCGTGATGACTACATGAACAAACTGCATCAGGAATTCCCATGTTATGACTGGGAGCATAACAAAGGTTATCCTACGAAAAAGCACCGTGCGGCTATTGCCGGGCACGGTACTACTCCGTATCATCGCATGACTTTCAATCTGTTGGGCGACGGACAGTTGGAATTGTTCTCAAAATAAACTTTCCTTAAAACCACTTTATCTTTCTGAAGATCACAAAGGAGAGGGCAGACAGGAATACGGATACCAGGATGATCAGCAGGAAGGCATGCGGCATCTCCTCAAGATGTATGTCTACGTTCATGCCGTAGAAACTGGCTATTAACGTGGGGATCATCAATGTAATGGAAAGACTTGTCATACGTTTCATGATCGCATTCACATTATTGGAGATGATGGATGCAAAGGCGTCCATGGTTCCGGTGAGAATGTCACTGTAGATGTTGACCGTATTGAATGCCTGCTTCAGTTCAATGATCACGTCCTCCACTAACTCTTCATCCAGATAATCGGTATCCTGAAAGATGGTTTTCAACTTGCCGATCATCACTTCATTGCCACGAATGGAAGTATTAAAATAGACCAGTGTCTTCTGTAACTTCATCAATCGCAGCAGGTCCTCGTTTCGGATGCTTCGTTCCAGTTCTTTCTCGGCAGCGGTGATGTCTATATTTATCTGTTTCAGATACTTCAGGAACCAGACAGCCGAAGAGTAGATCAGTCGGAAAATCAAGTCGAGCTTATTGCGTACTTCGATGCCTTTCCGGCGGGTATGTTCGATGAAATCGGGAATCATATCCGTCTGATGATAGCACACAGAAACAATGATTTCATTGTTGGTGATGATGCCGATGGGTACGGTGGTATAAGGGATACTGCTTTGAGCGTTCTGGACCGGTATACGCAGTATGGTCAGCAACCAGTTGCCTTCCGTTTCCGTACGCGGACGTTCGTCGGTATCGGCGATGTCATTTAAAAAAGATTCAGGAACTTTCAGGGTTTCGGTCAGGAATTTGAAATCACTGCTGTCCGGGCATACTACATTGACCCAGCTGTTAGGAAGCCATTGTGCTTTTTCCACAAAGCCGGCCTCACAATAAAGATATGTTCTCATCTTATTGCCTCCTTTCGTTTGTTAATGTCCGAGCAGAGGCATTACCGCAGAATGACTCTGTTCGTGTTAGTTAATACTGTTGTACGTTCGCGGGTTTGAATCGTCCATATTCTGTTTTATTTTTAAAGCGGCGCAAAAATAAGGAAATCATTTCAAATCTGCGGCATTTTTTCTTCCTTTTTGTCCGGCGGGGAGATTGCTTAACATAGATTAAACGTGTTCGTAATTAACTTTTTTGTACCTTTGCACCCGAAAAATAGAACGACAATTTAATTTTAGAATATTATGAGTAAGAAAGCCCTTTTAATGATTCTTGATGGTTGGGGATTAGGCGACCACGGGAAAGATGACGTAATCTTCAACACTGCTACTCCTTACTGGGATTATCTGATGGAGACCTATCCTCACTCTCAGTTACAGGCCAGCGGTGAAAACGTAGGTTTACCCGACGGACAGATGGGTAACTCGGAAGTGGGTCACCTCAATATCGGCGCAGGACGCGTAGTTTATCAGGATTTGGTGAAAATCAACCTCTCTTGTCGTGACAACAGCATCCTGAAGAACCCGGAGATCGTTTCAGCTTTCTCTTACGCAAAAGAAAACGGAAAGAATGTTCATTTTATGGGACTGACTTCGGATGGTGGCGTACATAGCTCTCTGGACCATCTGTTCAAACTTTGCGATATTGCTAAAGAATATAATATTGAGAACACTTTCGTTCATTGCTTTATGGATGGACGTGACACAGACCCGAAGAGCGGTAAAGGCTTTATCGAACAACTGGAAGCGCATTGCGCCAAGTCTGCCGGTAAAGTGGCTTCCATCATTGGCCGTTATTATGCTATGGACCGTGACAAACGCTGGGAACGTGTGAAAGAAGCGTATGACCTGCTGGTAAACGGCATTGGTAAGAAAGCTACCGACATGGTGCAGGCTATGCAGGAATCTTATGATGAAGGGGTAACAGACGAGTTTATCAAACCGATTGTGAATGCCGGTGTAGACGGTACTATCAAAGAAGGTGACGTGGTGATCTTCTTCAACTACCGTAACGACCGTGCCAAAGAACTGACTGTAGTTTTGACCCAACAGGATATGCCGGAAGCAGGCATGCACACAATACCGGGATTGCAGTACTACTGTATGACTCCGTACGATGCTTCGTTCAAGGGTGTGCATATCTTGTTCGATAAGGAAAACGTGGTTAATACGTTGGGCGAGTATCTGGCTGCTAACGGAAAGAAACAGCTTCATATTGCCGAAACAGAGAAATATGCTCACGTAACATTCTTCTTTAACGGTGGTCGTGAAACTCCGTATGATAACGAAGACCGCATCCTGGTTCCGTCTCCGAAAGTTGCAACTTACGACTTGAAACCGGAGATGAGTGCCTATGAAGTGAAAGATAAACTGGTGGCTGCCATCAACGAGAATAAATATGACTTTATCGTGGTGAACTATGCCAATGGTGATATGGTAGGTCATACCGGTATTTACGAAGCTATCGAGAAAGCGGTAGTTGCCGTAGACGCGTGTGTGAAAGATACCATTGAAGCAGCCAAAGCTCAAGGTTACGAAGCTATCATCATTGCCGATCATGGTAACGCTGACCATGCTTTGAATGAAGACGGTACCCCGAATACGGCTCACTCTTTGAATCCTGTACCTTGTGTATACGTGACAGAGAATAAAGAAGCGAAAGTGGCAGACGGACGTTTGGCAGATGTGGCGCCTACCATCCTGCATATTTTGGATATGGTTCAACCGGCTGAGATGACAGGTTGCAATTTGATTAAATAATTAATAGCTTTTTACTACAATAGCTATCAGCATAAAATGAAGTGTTTTCGGGAGGCTTATACCTCTTGAAGACACTTCTTTTTTATCTAAATGCTTGTTGCTTCATATTTAATGAGTTATCTTTGCTAACCTTACACAAAATATAAAGATGAAACAGCTTATATTGTCAGGGATGTTCGTTGTATGTGGATTGTCCGTATCCCTTGCTTCTGAAAAGTGGGCTGTGGATAGCATAAACTGGCATCGTGCAGAGCAGAAAATGCAAGAGAAGGATTTTCAGGATGCAGCACTGACATATAAGGAATTGATTACGAAAGGAGATTCTTTGTTTGTGGATTATGCCGGCCGGCATGTTGAGGATATGCGTGAACAATATTCCATTGACGAGTTGGACTTACAAAACGGAATGCAGCAGAAGAAAATATGGAAATTGGTGTTTATCACCATTCTATGTCTGGTCGTTTTGTTATTCGTAGGACTTCTCTATTTGAGGAGAGCGGAGAGAAAACTTCTATTTTCCAGAGAAGAGTTGCAAAAGGCAAAAAGGCTGGCCGAAGAGTCTGTCCGTAATAAGAGCGTATTTCTTTCCAATATGAGCCATGAGATAAAAACTCCCTTAAATGCGTTGGCAGGTTTCTCTGAAATTTTGATTACTCCGGGAATTGACGATGAAGTTCGTGCGCAGTGTAATGACGTGATCAGGTTAAACTCCGATTTATTGTTGCATTTGGTAAATGACGTAGTCGATGTTTCGTGTCTGGATGTGGCAAATATGAGATTCTCCGTGGTTCCGCATGAGGTGGTGGCTTTATGCCGGAATGTGGTGGAGATGCTGAGAAATATCAAACAGACTTCTGCGGAGATGATTTTTGAGACAGAATTGTCTGCTTTGGAAATGGAAACTGATCCGTGCAGGCTCCAGCAAGTGTTGATCAACCTACTGGTCAATGCTACAAAATTTACGAAGGAGGGATATATCACATTGACATTGCGGATAAATGAAGCTGGGGTACCTGAGTTTATGGTAACGGATACCGGGTGTGGAATTCCCCTTGAAAATCAAGAGGCTGTATTCAGTCGGTTCGAAAAACTCAATGAAGGCATCCAGGGTACAGGGCTGGGGCTGCCTATCTGTAAGCTGATCATTAATCGTATGGGAGGAGACATCCGGGTTGACTCCACTTATAGCAAAGGGGCCCGTTTTATTTTTACTCACCCTTTGAAACAGGAGGAAAACCGATGAAGAGACTGGTTGTTCTATTGTTTGGTTTGGTCGGTGCCGCCTTGTTTATGTCGGCTGCCAATTCGGGTGATCGTGTACTGCGTGACAGTATCTTTCATGTCTATCGGTCGATGCCTGCCGACACCACTCGGACCGTTTTTGCGAAAGAGGCTGCAATGGGACACGTTAAAGAAAGCTGGGCGTTGGAGTTACTGGATTCGGCATTGGTGTTTGCCCGGGAGATAAAAGATGTGGAGGGTGAGTTGGAACTCCAATACGGGATTTTTCGTTACTATACGTTCAGGATGGACGGTGAGAATATGGAAAAGACGTGTGCCACCCTGAGGGAAGCGTGTTATCGTTATAAGAAATATGACAACTATTTTCTGGCTTTGCATTATGTGCTCCAGTTGAAGGGATCGGAGGGGGACACGGAGTATGCCATTCTTGAATCGAGAAAGATGCGTGAAGAAGCTGTGCGTTTGCATGTCGACCGTGGAGTGTTTTTGTCATATATCACGGAGGGAAAGTCGTATGTTTTCGCGCGAAATACGGAAAAAGCAATCGAACAGTATCTGAAGGCACTTGAGATTGAAGGAACGACTTTCGGGGACAAACTCATGGTACATGGATATCTGGCGAGTTCCTATTACCTGAAAGATAAATATAAGGAGGCTCTTGGAGAATTGAAAGCACAACGGCAATTGATTGACGGAGTAATTAAGAAAAAGCCGTCTATGCTTGGAGTGTACAGATCTACTCTGTTGACCATCGAGTTGATGTATTGCAAGATTTATCTGGGCATGGTCGACGCAGATCCTTTGTGGATACATCTCAATGAAGCTGCCAAATTTTATGATGATGACTGTTTTTCGGCTACAGCAGTCAATTATCACTTTTCTTGGGCGGGATATTATTATTTAAGACAGGACTGGGAACGATGTTTCCCTGAATTTGAACGTACATTGGCTGCTTTTAAGGGTACTCAGCCTATGTATGAGATCGAGATTCGGAGAATAATGGGAGATGCCTATGTGGATGCCGGCCGATATGAAGAGGCTGCCCGGACTTATAAAACAGCGGCTGTGATGTGCGATTCTGTAAATAAAGCTACTTTGCGGATGAATGAAGAGACGGTGGAGGCCAACTATCGTATCCGGAAAGCTTTGCTTGACAAAGAATTGGGAGAGAAGCGCTTTTTGCAAGTGGCGGTAGTAGGATTGTCTCTGTTTGTTGTTTTGTTGGTGTGGGGAGTGATACGCTTGATCCGGATTCGGGGAGAGTTGGTGAAATCTCAGAAGGAAATGGCGGAATCGTATGCCGTGGTCGTAGCAACCGATAAGATGAAAGAGTTTTTTTTGCGGAACATTACAGATGAAATACGGGTTCCTCTGGATACTGTGGTGGAATTGTCTGACCGCCTGTGCCGGGAGACGAATTTGAAACAGGAAAAACAGCAGGAGTATTCTGCAACAATCAAGAAGTGTGCTTCAAAACTGATTGGCCTGATATTCAATGTGCTGGACCTTGCCCGATTAGAATCGGGAATGATGAAGTTTGTGGTAGAGGAGTATGATGTGGTTCAGTTATGTACCGATGCCAGGCTGATGGTGGAGATGCAAACTGAAAATAGAACGAAAGTTGATTTACACACGGAACCGGATATGCTGCTGATCGATGTGGATACCACCTGGTTTATGAAAATGCTTGCTTCTGTGCTAAAATATCCCGAAGAAAGTGAGGGGCTTTTCAGGGTGAAGTTCATCTTGTCCCGCCCAAGCGAGGATTATTTGCAAATTAAAGTTGTAAACAGCCCCATTTTTATGACTGCCGAAAGTGAAAAGGAGTTTGATGTTTTGCATACTATCAATCGGCTGTACTTAGAAACTTTCCAAGGTAGCTATCAGTTACTCGAAGAGAGTGGTGAGCGGATGATTATCATTACATATCCTGTGTCATGATTGCAGATGATTCGTATCCGGCATGAGAAAGCGTAATTGTTTTTGTCTTTTAGGATACGTTTTATCTTCTTGTTATGCAAATTCCCGGCGAAAACGATCTGTCGAACCATATATTTCTGTAACTTTGTCTTTAATAAACGTAGTGATAATAGATGATCTGTTATGCAATTAGCCACTATAAGATTATAAATTTTATCGCTAATTATTTGTTTGTCAATATTCTAATTTACATGATAATCTATCAAACTCAGGTGGCTTTACTATCAGATCTGAATATCTCTTTAAGAGTATGAAAAACTTGAGAGATTCCTTCTATTTACACTTAGGTAACTTGTATAATATAAACCGATAATTATGATTCAAATAGACAACGTTGTTGTGAGCCTGGATGTGCTTCGCGAGAAGTTTGTGTGCAACTTGGATGCCTGTAAAGGTGAGTGTTGCATTGAAGGTGATGCCGGGGCTCCGGTAGAACTGGAAGAGGTGGAGAAATTGGAAGAGGTGCTTCCGGTTGTTTGGGATGAACTGTCGCCCGAAGCTCGTGCGGTAATAGATAAGCAAGGCGTGGTATATACCGATCGGGACGGTGATCTGGTGACCTCCATTGTGAATGGCAAAGACTGTGTATTTACTTGTTACGATGAAAAGGGGTATTGCTATTGCGCCATCGAGAAAGCATATCGGGGAGGAAAAACAGACTTTTATAAACCGGTGTCTTGCCATCTGTATCCTATACGGGTAGGCAATTACGGACCTTATCAGGCAGTGAATTACCATCGTTGGGATGTATGTAAGGCTGCTGTATTGTTGGGTAAAAAGGAGAATGTTCCGGTCTATCGCTTCCTGAAGGAGCCGTTGATTCGTAAATTCGGTAAGGAGTGGTATGATGAACTGGAGATTGCGGTAAAAGAATTGCAGGATAGAGGGATGATATGAACAGACAGGTAAAGAAAACACTTAAGATCAGCGGCATCACGTTGGGAACAGTTCTTTTGGTGCTGCTTGTTGCCATTGCTTTTGTGATTAATTTCATCGTAACTCCGAAGAAGCTGACTCCGGTGGTGCTGGATGCTGCCAATCAGACTCTGAATGCACACCTGGATATGGAGAGCGTAGAGTTGACTTTCTTTTCAACTTTCCCACAGTTCGGATTGAAGGTGAAGAACGGTAGTTTGGTGTCTAAAGCCTTGAATGATAGTAGCTGGTGCAAAACCGATTCGTTACTGTCTTTCAAGGAATGTGTGCTGACCGTCAACCCGATAGCATATTTGACGGAAAATCGCATTGTTGTTCACAATCTTTCGTTGGAAGAGGTAGCTGTATATGCCTACCGGAATAAAGCCGGGAAAGCCAATTGGGAGGTAACCCGTGCATCGGCCGATACGATACCGGCCGATACTGCATCGACCGATTTTAATAGTGAGATTGATATCCGGAATATAGAACTCAAACATGCCAATCTTGTTTTCGATGATCGGAATACGGATATTTACTCACGCATCGATGATGCTAATCTGAAGTTGAGGCTTTCGCTGACAAAGGGTATTTCTACTTTAGGGTTGAAATTTGACAACAAAAATATTCTTTTCTGGCAGCAGGGAGAACTGTTGGTCAATAAGATAGCTACTTCTTTACGGACAGATATTATGGTGGACAGGCAGACAGCTGTCTGGAAACTGAAGGATACGGAACTCGATGTGAATGGTATCCGGCTGGATGTAAACGGAACTTTCCGGCGGGATACCGTGGCGAAGACAATCGGTATGGATCTGGAATATGGTTTGCATGCCCCTTCGATGGAGACGGTGTTGCGGATGATTCCGAAATCGTATGTGAAGGACAGTAAAGTCTCGGCTAAAGGTGAAGTTACCGTTAGCGGTAGGGTGAGGGGTGTGTATGGTGACAAAAAGTTGCCTGCCGTTTCACTCAAGATCGGTATCAAAGAGGCTTCGGCACAATATAAGGATTTGCCATACGGTATTGATGAGGTAACGGCAGATTTTGATGCGTATGTCGACTTGATGCGTCATCAGCCTTCGTATCTAAACCTGAAAATATTCCATTTTAAAGGGGCGCATACTGAAGTTTTGGCCGATGCGAAGGTAGACGATTTGCTGGATGATCCGTTGATTACTTTCCATACCCAGTCGACTGTCGACCTGGATGCACTGGCTAAAACCTTTCCATTGCAGGAAAGCGTGACAATCACGGGAAAACTGGATGCGGATATGGGAATGAAGTGCCGCCTTTCTACTTTGAAGAAGCAGGATATCGGGCGCATGAAGTTGGGAGGCAAACTTGAATTGAAAGATTTTGAATTGAAGGATACTGCTAAGGATTTCGATTTTCTAGGTAATGCTACTTTCCGTTTCCGTGATAATGAAACCTTGCAGGCGCAGATGGATGTCCGTAAACTGGTGTTGAGAAGCCGTTTTCTCTCTTCTGACATCGAACGGTTGGTTGCCAATGTTTCTTCGACTAATCCGCAGGATACCAACCGCATTGTCTCTTTGCAGTGCGATATGGAGGTCAGTAAGCTCCGTGCTTCGATGGGCGATTCTATAAAGTTATACAGTGCCCGTACAAAAGCACAAGCTGCACTGGGGCCTCAGGAGGTGGATGTAACGAAGCCGGCGATTGATTTTTCACTTCGTGCCGATTCGCTTTTCTTCAGTGCGGCAGGAACTCGCATGGCTATGAATGTGGCGGGCATCAAGATGAAGGCTGATAAGCTGAATGACTCCCTGTGGATGCCTAAAGGGATTGTTGGGTTCAATCGCTTACGTTTCCGTACGCCGGAATTCGGCTTGCCTATTCGCATGTCAAAAACAGCGGTGACGGTGGATGGCCCGAAGATTACTTTAAAGAATGCTTCTGTCCGTATCGGACGCTCCAATATGACGGCTACAGGCGATATGATGGGTGTTTACAGGGCAATGACGAAAGGAGAGAAGTTGACGGCACATTTGTCTCTTACGTCTGATCTGATCGATTGTAATCAGTTGATTAATTCTCTTTCTTTCCCCGAGGATACTACGGAAGTGCTTACCGACAGCGTACCTTCGGAGATGAAATTGTTTGTGATTCCCCGAAATATAGATTTTGAATTACAAACAGATCTGAAGAAGGTCATTTTTGAGAAAATGCTGTTTGAGAATGTACATGGAGCGGTAGATATTAAGAATCAGGCCATACATCTGGAAGATCTTTCAATACGTGCCCTCGATGCCGATATGAAGGCTGTGATGGTCTATAAGGCCGGTAGTCCCCGCGGCGGATATGCCGGTTTTGATTTTAAGATCCGAAACATCAATATTGCGAAGCTGGTCGACTTTGTTCCTGCACTCGATACGATAGTGCCTATGCTTCGTTCTTTCAAGGGCCGGGTTATGTTTGATGTTGCTGCCGATGCCCGTTTGGATTCGGCAATGAATATCCGTATCCCCACTCTGCGTTCGGCCATTCACATCAAAGGAGACAGCCTGGTCCTGATGGATGGTGAAACCTTTGCTGAGATCTCAAAGATGTTGATGTTTAAGAATAAAAAAGAGAATGTATTCGATAGTATCTCTGTCAATGTGACGGTACACGACGGTAATGTGACCGTCTATCCTTTCCTGGTAGAGATAGACCGTTATAAAGCTGCTGTTGGAGGTGAGCAAGGATTAGATATGAACTTTAACTATCACATCTCCATCTTGAAGTCTCCGTTGCCGTTTAAAGCGGGAGTGAATATTTCGGGCAATCTGGACAAAATGAAGTTCCGTATAGGTAAGGCCAAATATAAGGATGCGGTTACCCCTGCTGCGGTACATCGGGTGGATAGTACCCGCATGAATATGGGCAATGAGATTGTTAATCGTTTCCGACGAGTAGTATTGGGACGACAACCTCGATAAGCCCGGGAGGAATTCAAAGAAAAGCGCCGGTCCGAAGGATTTTCCTTCAGCGCCGGCGCTTCTTCGTTGTAAGATGTGAGGTTGGTGTTTATATTACGAATTATGCATCGATATTTGCATACGTTGCATT containing:
- a CDS encoding AsmA family protein — encoded protein: MNRQVKKTLKISGITLGTVLLVLLVAIAFVINFIVTPKKLTPVVLDAANQTLNAHLDMESVELTFFSTFPQFGLKVKNGSLVSKALNDSSWCKTDSLLSFKECVLTVNPIAYLTENRIVVHNLSLEEVAVYAYRNKAGKANWEVTRASADTIPADTASTDFNSEIDIRNIELKHANLVFDDRNTDIYSRIDDANLKLRLSLTKGISTLGLKFDNKNILFWQQGELLVNKIATSLRTDIMVDRQTAVWKLKDTELDVNGIRLDVNGTFRRDTVAKTIGMDLEYGLHAPSMETVLRMIPKSYVKDSKVSAKGEVTVSGRVRGVYGDKKLPAVSLKIGIKEASAQYKDLPYGIDEVTADFDAYVDLMRHQPSYLNLKIFHFKGAHTEVLADAKVDDLLDDPLITFHTQSTVDLDALAKTFPLQESVTITGKLDADMGMKCRLSTLKKQDIGRMKLGGKLELKDFELKDTAKDFDFLGNATFRFRDNETLQAQMDVRKLVLRSRFLSSDIERLVANVSSTNPQDTNRIVSLQCDMEVSKLRASMGDSIKLYSARTKAQAALGPQEVDVTKPAIDFSLRADSLFFSAAGTRMAMNVAGIKMKADKLNDSLWMPKGIVGFNRLRFRTPEFGLPIRMSKTAVTVDGPKITLKNASVRIGRSNMTATGDMMGVYRAMTKGEKLTAHLSLTSDLIDCNQLINSLSFPEDTTEVLTDSVPSEMKLFVIPRNIDFELQTDLKKVIFEKMLFENVHGAVDIKNQAIHLEDLSIRALDADMKAVMVYKAGSPRGGYAGFDFKIRNINIAKLVDFVPALDTIVPMLRSFKGRVMFDVAADARLDSAMNIRIPTLRSAIHIKGDSLVLMDGETFAEISKMLMFKNKKENVFDSISVNVTVHDGNVTVYPFLVEIDRYKAAVGGEQGLDMNFNYHISILKSPLPFKAGVNISGNLDKMKFRIGKAKYKDAVTPAAVHRVDSTRMNMGNEIVNRFRRVVLGRQPR